gcagatgcgtcggagacggagaaactgggagaatggaatggagtccttacaggaggtagggtgtgaagaagtgtagtcgaggtagctgtgggagtcagtgggcttataatggatattggtagacaacctatccccagagatggagacagagaagtcgaggaagggaagggaagtgtcagagatggaccatgtaaaggtgagagaagggtggaaattggaagcaaagttgataaagttttctagttcggggcgggagcaggaaacggcaccgatacagtcatcaatgtactggaaaaagagttgggggagggggcctgagtaggactggaacaaagaatgctcgacatatcccacaaaaagacaggcataactaggacccatgcgggtacccatagcgacaccttttacttgaaggaaatgcatggagttgaaggagaagttgttcaatgtgagaacaagttcagccaggcggaggagggtgttggtggatggggactggttgggcctctgttccaggaagaagcggagagccctcaaaccatcctggtgggggatggaggtgtagagcgattggacgtccatagtgaagaggaggcggttgggaccaggaaactggaaattgtcaaaatgacgtagggcgtcagaagagtcacggatgtaggtgggaagagactggaccagcggagaaaagatagagtctagataggaagaaataagttcagttgggcaggagcaggctgacacgataggtctgccgggacagtcccatttgtggattttgggaaggaggtagaagcgggctgtccggggttgcgggactatgaggttggaagctgtagagctaagatctccagaggagatgaggtcagtgacagtcctttggacggtggcttgatgttcggtggtggggtcatggtccagagggaggtaggaagaggtgtctgtgagttggcgttgagcttctgcaaggtagaggtcggtatgccatacaacaacagcaccacccttgtctgcaggtttgatgaccatgtcggggttagacctgagagaacggagtgcctcaagttcagagggggacaggttagagtgagtgaggggggcagagaaattgagacgaccaatgtctcgccgacagttttcaatgaagagatcaagagcgggtaagaggccagggtgaggggtccaggtagagggagaatgctggaggcgggtgaatgggtctgctggtcggggggaggactcctggtcgaagaagtgagcccggaggcgacggaagaagagctcaacgtcatgccgagcgtgaaattcattgaggtgggggcgtaaggggataaaactgagacctttgctgagtacagaacgctcagcatcagagagggggaggtcagagggtatagtgaatacacggcaaggggtcagatcagaaggggtggggtcagagggaagtgaagcggaaggaggatctggaggggcattagtccccatcagctgctggagcttgcgttccttaacacctgaaaggaagaaaaaaagttttttgttaatgcgtcggatgagacgtaagatgagatgaaactgcggagtagaacagatttgagataaggtgagacggtgctgctggagagagaggtccagtgtgtgcatatggcggcgcatagcactgagtgtggatctcaggatgcgtccatttctttcctcctctgccagttttctccctccctctactgtggctgggttcatttctccagcccctgtgtgcagagtgagaatgaaattaatgagtcaatgattttctgtcctggtcactgggaccctgaagccccgcccactctctgttctggtcccacaaattaccagattaattcagctcaatttcacaacttgtctttgtgtttttgtgggttctctctcactccctttttcctgttgtaacttcatgttacaggatattagaaagggaggatttgcggAAGGAAACTCAAACATCACCTCAAgatgtgacagtcactcgattcatcaggatctgaatatcatcggcctttgatcatggaagcaaaaagtatggagaaaccgtacacgtgttctgtgtgtggacgaggcttcagccgATCAGCTGGCCTGTCGGTACACAAGTGTAGTCAGACTGGGGAGAAGCTGTGGAAATGTGGAGACCGTGAGAAAGAATTAAATTAcacgtctgagctggaaactcatcgacacagtcaaactgagaagaggccgttcatctgcactgagtgtgggaagggattcactcattcatcctccctactcgcacaccagcgagttcatactggggagaggccatttacctgcactgagtgtgggaagggattcattcattcatcctcccTACTCACAcacaagcgagttcacactggggagaggccgtttacctgcactgagtgtggtaaGGGATTCATTCGTTCATCTGCCCTActaaaacaccagcgagttcacactggggagaggccgttcacctgcactgagtgtgggaagagattctctctgtcatggaacctgctggcacatcaacgaattcacactggggagaggccattcacctgctctgattgtggggagggttttactcattcatccaccctgctgatacaccagcgagttcacactggggagaggccgttcacctgctctgagtgtgggaagggatttactcagtcatccaccctgctgatgcaccagcgagttcacactggggagaggccgttcaactgcacagaatgtgggaagggattcactcagtcatccaccctgctgatgcaccagcgaattcacactggggagaggccgttcacctgtactgagtgtgggaagggattcattcattcatccgcccTACTCAAACacgagcgagttcacactggggagaggccatttacctgcactgagtgtggtaaGGGATTCATTCTTTCATCCGCCCTACtgatgcaccagcgagttcacactggggagaggccattcacctgctctgagtgtgggaagagattctctgtgtcatggaacctgctggcacatcaacgaattcacactggggagaggccattcacctgctctgattgtggggagggttttactcattcatccaccctgctggtacaccagcgagttcacactggggagaggccattcacctgctctgagtgtgggaagggattcactacttcatccaagctggtgaaacaccagcgagttcacactggtgagaggccattcacctgctctgagtgtgggaagggatttgctaattCATCCGCTCAGCtgaggcaccagcgagttcacactggggagaggccattcacctgctccgtgtgtcggaagagatttactcagtcatcccacctggtgacacaccagcgagttcacagataattacaggggttggattctgctgttgctgctgttcatCACATCCAgattgaaccatgttcattctgacagttggggtttatttctgatgtcagttgctcctcttggactgagcgtctggcccacagcatctctcattcatgtgtgaacagaccatcatgtcttcaaacctcattttcaatttaaatccactcagtcaatgtactgaacaaaagatgaacaataaacagatcacaggccaatcctgtaactctatattgacaggagaaagtctgttcttCAGCTCAAAAATGAGGCTGTTTAAGCTCTGTATGTTTCTAAGCACTCGTAGACTGGAGCTGTTGGATCGACAGGCTGTTCACAACTGTTAACATGCCAGATAGTGAAGGAATTACTCTTCaagtaaactcaccaatttatTAGCTCAGACTCCGGcccctgctgtaattaatactcagcatccattagtgttgatttacagtcaatcactgaattgtctggttaatctttgttacttgttttgtgaaatactctccctattagtgctgaactgctggataactctgattacatttaaatgtgtttatacatgtttataaagtgtctgtgtgtccagatttaactaagttgtgatttgtaaccaataaatgatgtttcgggtatgacttgtcatctggtatcttggtgatttgtcgagaaagatttaattcactcactcagcagctcgagaggaaccagactgaggtttaatgaacataagaaataggagctggaggaggccatttggcccttcgagcctgctctgccattcacccagatcatggctgatcatctcaactccaccttcccgcactatccccatatcccttaattccctttgtacccaaaaatctatcaatctctgtcttaaatatactcaatgactgagcatccactgctccctggggaagacaattccaaagattcacaaccctttcaatgaagaaatttctcctcatttcagtcctaaatggctgatcccttatcctgagacagtgacccggtgttctagattgcccagacaggggaaacattttctcagcatcgacccGGTCAAGTCCCTTAACAATTTATGTCTCAGTCAGATCACATCTTATTCTTCTAAACCTcagggaatatagacctagtttactcaacctctcctcataggaggagatggagcagagtgggggtgctgtacaatagtggttatgttattcaactagtaatccagaggcctggactaatgatgccaagacatgaattcaaatcccaccattgcaattcagggatttaaactcaattaattaaatctGGGATTTGAAAAAGCgaggatcaatattggtgaccatgaaactacggattgtcctaaaaacccacctggttcactaatttccttcagggaaggaaatttgccgtccttacctgatctgtccTCCAGatgcacagaaatgtggttgactcttaactacactatgaaatggcccagcaagacactcagttatattcaaggaggtagctcaccaccaccttctcgggcaattagggatgggcaataaatgctggccatttcagtaacactcacagtccatgaataaatagaacaatcgccttatcccaggaaccagacgagtgaaccttcattgcattccctcagtagtgttatgtccttccttaggtaaggagaccaaaactgcacacactgctccaggtggggcctcaccaatgtcctgtataattgtagtaagacctcTTTACCCTTATACCcctatccctttgtaacaaaagctaacataccatttgccttccgaattgcttgctgtacgtccatgttacctttctgtgattcacgtacaaggacactGTTATGTGTACTttgcttttaaaaaagaaaaatacttGGAGTTCTGTGTTTTGCAAGACTGAGAAAATTGAATGCTGAACTGAGTGGGGACAGTCTCCAAGGCAACTTGTTTCcaagcaacaacagcaaggaaaatGATAGGTCACATGACATTGTTAAGAGTTCAATTTCACTTTGCTTTGTGAAAGACCagtgctgggcaggcaggaggcagaacaaactggctgggacttgtgttttttggcagactcgaaaaagacctctccctgaaaagaagGCATCTCTTGGAGAACGAAATTCCACATTTGAGTTATGTCTGTGTTCTGCCAGGAGAGGAaaggacccagagaaagaggagttgctgctctctgtggaggaaaccctgcattgttaaaggtagcaaattcctgttgcctccagtctctgaaaaatctctgcctcaagagtgattcctgttcctcctgttttttttgggtgggagatcctgaaatctcaaaaaggcttccattgctggactgctactttaaaatttaagtagacttgTTGCTACATCTTTTGCTGcatcttttgctgaaagatctgtgtgatgcctgctgcagacaaattgccttgttagtctacccatcacagactgttcatcaaactcgcctggagagactttgagtggcatctgacgatttgtctctgggacacctcaccgattcaCAAATAACCCACCAGACCATGACCACCAatgattttattattcctaagaaacagttgaacaccaaaaaccctttttccccagttaaccagtttttcaaTGTATGTGCGTGTTCAGGAagcttaggaagaataagaagttataaaatctttttatATGTATGGATtcatcccattattgtttaagatttcgtttattaataaatagttaattttattgttGTTTGAAGAAATCTGGTTTTGTGTGCTTCATTCTAGGAgataaataaaatgtttaatttggctaatttccagtaggtgggaaactttactaatatgcagtgggactgaattaacagtgcattactcccaccttggtcggaacaacacccaggtccctctgaatgcaaacatttctcagtttctCAACATTCAGAACAAAACgtttttttaaacatttttcttatcaaagtggataacttcacacttcactatattgaattccaactgccatgttcttacccactcacccacccaacctgtctgtatccctctgaagcctctttctgtctttctcatttcttgctttcccacctaactttgtatcttcagcaaacctgcagacattacacttacactcaatcccttcacttgagtcatttctatagattgtaaatagctgaggcccaagtactaatccttgctataccctgctagttacagcatgccaacctgaaaatggcccatttattcctactctctgctttctgtccattaaccaaacctcaatccatgctcatatattacctcaatctcatgagtcctaattttttttttattcattcatgggatgtgggcgtcgctggctaggccagcatttattacccatccctaattgcccttgagaaggtgttggtgagctgccttcttgaactgctgcagtccatgtgaggtaggtacacccacagtgcttttaggaatggGAATTCTAcggttttgacacagcgacagtgaaggaatggtgatatagttccaagtcaggaatgtgtgtgacttggaggggaacttgcaggtggtggtgtgcccatgcattttctgcccttgtccttttagttggtagaggttgtgggttaggaaggtgctgtctaaggggccttggtgcgttgctccagtgcatcttgtagatggtacacactgctgccactgtgtgtcagtggtggagggagtgaatgtttgtagataggatgccaatcaagtgggttgctttgtcctggatggttgcgggcttcttgagtgttgttggagttgtaccatccaggcaagtattccatcacactcctgacttgttccttatagatggtggacaagctttggggagtcagatgagttactcgctgcaggattcctagcctctgaccggctcttgtagccacagtatttatatggctactcccagttcagtttctggtcaatggtagcccccaggatgttgatagtgggggattcagtgatggtactgcaattgaatgtcatggggagatggttggagtctttcttgttggagatggtcattgcctggcacttgtgtgacttgaatgttacttgccacttatcagcccaagcctggatattgtccaggtcttgctgcatttctatacggactgcttcagtatctgaggagtcgcaaatggtgcggaacattgtgcaatcatcagcgaacatccccacttctgaacttatgattgaagaaagaattgtgtgtaataacctctggtgtggcaccttatcaaatgcttcttgcttcttgaaaatccaaataaactactgtTTCCTCCTTATTCacctgactagttacatcctcaagaaactcttaacagatttgttaaacatgatttcttcttcacaagtccatgttgactgctgaatcatattatgattttctaagtgccctgttaccatttccccagataatacattctagcattttgcctacaactaatgtgaggctaattggacaatagctccccattttctctctttctccaagGTTATTACGGAACCCTTTCTCAACTGATTATTTCATAAAAGTGCTGTACTTGAGTCTTAATTTGGCCTTGTGTCATCTCCTAGTGGGCTTGTCCTGTCCTGTCAGTGCTGGGTCAGGCCATTGTCCAGCTCAAACAGCCCAGATAACAGGAGCCAACGAACCTTATTTCACTCCTCAGGGTGGTTTGTTTCTTGAGGTTCAGATTATCATTAAAATAACAAcacacactgtgtccacccattgttctcccagacgcactgtcacctcacagtcaggatcatgtgtctatgaaggggagattgttgtcctgtctagaccaccctgaatACCCTTGCTTCATAATGGTCAGGAGTAGAAGGTCCCAGTATTGTGAGAAGAGCCTCAGGGAATCAGTCCCAGGGATCCTGTATAACAGAGGAACacatgagtgggaggaggccattcaactcctcgagcctgttcctctattcagttatatcatgacTGATCCATATCGCAACTACCTTTACCAGAGTTGATTACATATCCCTGTAACCTTACCCAATAGGTAActcacaagttttgacattttcctttcctccccatccatagcagctttttggggggacagtgttccagatttcactatcctttgtgtgaagaagtgcttcctgacagcactcctgaatggcccagctctaattttaatgttgtgccatcttattctgcattccaccaacagaggaaatcatttttctttatcGACCCCCTTAAAACCTTTAATCTTCTTTAATACCTGAATTACATCATCCCTTAATATTCATACTCTatgaaatacaagcccagtctatatgacctgtcctcacaatttaacccttttagccctgatctcattctggtgaatgtgcagtgtacctcctgcacagctgatatatccttcctgagatgtgctgcccagaattaaacacctcacttcagatgatgtgtaaccagagttgcatataactgcagcattactttcacccttcagataaaggcaaacattccattagacattttaattcccttttctcccagtccagtagtttttcgtgatttctgtgcatgaaacccgaaatctctctgtcccttcacagttcctaacttttcatcatttagaaaatattctgattcatcttccttcgatctaagttaccagaatggttccagggatgggaaattttagttacaaggtgaggttgtaaaagctggggttgttctcctttgcacaaaggagattgaggggagatttaatcaaagtgtaaaagattatgacaggcatggataagttagacaaggaaaactgttcccattaactaatggtacaaggattaggagacgcagattgaaagttttgggcaagagatgcagagggaatataaggaagcacttttttacacagtgggtagtaatgatctggaactcgctgcccatgagggtggtggaagcagagacaatcagtgatttcaagaggaaattggatggtcacttgaaggaaataaacttgcaggactacaggggtcaagcaggggagtaggactgactggattactgtgtggagaactggcatggacttgatgggctgaatggtctcctctgttccatacatgactctaatgttaatgacctcacacttccccacattgacctcCTGCTGTCACTGTTTGCTCCGCTCGCTAAATCTATCAATGACACAATGCAATTTTTTGCGCCCTTCCAGAATACTCAATATGTCACCTAACTCAGTATGTGGGTTTGTTCAGGGAAAATCGTGTTCAactgacttgctggagtttttgaagacataacagagagggttggtgggggcaatgttgttgatatggggtacatggactttcaaaaggcatttgatacagtaccacacaatttatatgtatttatttatgagcatttccagcactttctggttttatttcatctTCCAGAAGATCTGATTTGCAAAAGTAAATCCTGGGACAGTGAGGTTTAAAAGATCTCCCGAAGGAATCATCAGCTTCTTCACACTGTGACATTGCATGTACAAAACACCAATCCTGGGCTGAGTGGGTATGGGAACAGTGAGCAGAAGAGGGATGGGGAATCAGCAGtgtttgtgtttttacaatgaggcataaacagatggtgagacaaagagagaaatagagggagagaaagagattgaaatgacaggttaaacacagagggagagagacaggctctggggctctccagtgtttagtgactgcccagctcccagcctgtgTCGAaaaccactctccccacccccttctCACCCCCTTGCCAAAGGCCTGATGTGTAAAGATAAATCCTGGGACAATGATAAGGAATTAACACCTTAATggcagttttaaagagagtttctcagcttctggacagactggggcctggtcatgtcactgtccGCCTGTAGATTAGCTGAAAGATGCAGCAAATGTTCTCAACAATGACCTTGTAGGaataagttcacagatcatcaaaaagcagctccctggaatgtctctgTTCAAAGCAGCCCTGGTACCTGGATTAACATGACAATGGACAAGATCTCAGCACCTAATAGTCCCTCTCACATTTTAAATCTGTTCCCACTTTACAGTCTCTGGGTTTATAGTGGGGGATGTGTAAATGATGCAGAGATCGTcaatgttagtgagtgacagagaaaaggagccctgggctattgatgtgtcttttattttaaaaagtctttgctttgttctcatcaatgtttcatttctctctccaggagatttttagcagctgtaacatgtcaatgtatgggataacatcatgctgaccattaggaccaagctaatagtttataagacctgtgttctcaacaccttgctgtatggctatgaaacatgacagctaccaggaaaagtagctcaataatttcaatctttgctgtctgtggcacattatgggtatatcctggcaggacaaaatcacaaatgtggcagtcctctcaaaggcagagctcccaagtgtgttggcactaatcaaacagaggtggctttggtggatcagacaagtcCACAAGATGGAAGATGGTTTCTTACCCAAGAACCAAGGTAGCAGGGGCCAGGCGACCagtgggtgcccaaagctccgcttcaaggaattTGCAAGTGTGACCAgaaagccctaaatgtcgactatcacagttGGGAGTCCctagctgatgaaagagggaaatggcaacacatcctgtggactggtgtgcaataccacgatgaccagttgctgcagcagcttggcaacagacgccaatgtcaaacacaacaactcacagcatcacttggcagcttcatgtgcagcacttgtggcagagcctgcgTCTCAACGGTTGGcttttacagccatcagcaaaggtgaaccaagagaagataccccacctaaatagattgtttgctgcatgtccatcatcttttacaGGTGAAAGGATGACAGTCcactgtttccctcactctctcctttctctatttctctctctctcccacttctctcattcagagagaaagatagggagaaagagagagacacacagagaaaaatccacaatcagaaactaaacaaatgacctccttctatgctgtaaatgactctatgactctaaaatgagttaaaatggctgctgtacattgcatttaaacatcaaaatacatctcactgcctaaaacacaaacattattcaggaattataacaaACAAACGGACAAAgaaggaccagaaataaaggtactgaattgggggaaggccgatttcaatatgataaaacaggatctggccaaagtggactgggagcagctacttgtgggaaagtctaaatcagaccagtgtgagtcattaaaaaaggaaatagtgaaagatcagggccaacatgttcccaaaaggtgaagggtaggaccaacaagtccagggaaccctagatgtcaagggatatagaggattggataatggggggaaaaaggaggcgtatggcagattcagagggctgaaaacagtgcagGTGCttgtggagtatagaaagtgtatggggtggggtacttaaaaaagtaattcgaagagtgaagagggggcatgaaaaatcactggtggCCAAGCTAAAGGAACATCCcacggcgttttataagtatattaaggtcaagaggataaccagggaaagagtagggcccattagggaccaaagtggcaatctgtgtgtggacatGGAGGATTTTggtgaggtttgaaatgattacttttcatctgtgttcactatggagacggATGATGTCAGTGTCGAacacagggagggggattgtgatatacttaatcaaattagtattgaaagggaggaggtattagcggttttaacgggcttaaaagtgaataaatccccagacccagatgagatgcatcccaggctgttatgtgaggcaagggaggagatagcaggggctccgacacgattttcaaatcctctctggccacaggagaggtgccagaggactggaggacagcgaatgtggtacaattatttaagaagggaagcagggatagaccaggtaattacaggccagtgagtctaacataagtggcagagaaactattggaaaaaattctgagggacaggattaatctccacttggagaggcaggagttaatcaaggatagtcagcatggctttgtcagggggacatcacgtttaacaaacttgattgaattttttgaggcagtgacgatatgtgtagatgagggtaaagcagttgatgtagtctacatggacttcagtaaggcttttgataaggtcctgcatgggagattggtcaagaaggtaagagcccatgggatccagggcaatttggcaaattggatctaaagttcgcttagtggcaggaggcagagggtgatggtcgagggttgtttttatgattggaagcctgtgaccagtggtgtaccgcagggatcggtgctgggacccttgctgtttgtagtgtacattaatgatttagacgtgaatataggaggtatgatcagtaggttcgcagatgacacaaaaatgggtggTGTTGTTAATAgtgcggaggaaagccttagattacaggatgatatagatgggctggtaagatgggcagagcagtggcaaatggaatttaatcctgagaaatgtgaggtgttgcattttgggaggactaacaaggcaagggaacatacaatggatagtACGACCCGAGgaaatacagagggaccttggtgtacttgtccatagatcactgaaggcagcagcacaggtagataaggtgattaggaagacatatgggatacttgcatttattagctgaggcatagagtataagagcagggaggttatgatggaacggtACAAAATgctagtgaggccacagctggagtactgtgttcagttctgggcaccacactgtaggaaggatgtgattgcactggagagggtgcagaggagattcaccaggatgttgtttgggctgcagcatttcaggtatgaagagagactggataggtaatggtcattttccttcgagcagagaaggctgaggggggacctgattgaggtaaacaaaattatgaggggcatagatagggtagataggaagaaacgttttccccttcgcggaggtgtcaataactagggggcatagatttaaggtaaatgggc
This genomic window from Heterodontus francisci isolate sHetFra1 chromosome 34, sHetFra1.hap1, whole genome shotgun sequence contains:
- the LOC137349380 gene encoding zinc finger protein 229-like: MEAKSMEKPYTCSVCGRGFSRSAGLSVHKCSQTGEKLWKCGDREKELNYTSELETHRHSQTEKRPFICTECGKGFTHSSSLLAHQRVHTGERPFTCTECGKGFIHSSSLLTHKRVHTGERPFTCTECGKGFIRSSALLKHQRVHTGERPFTCTECGKRFSLSWNLLAHQRIHTGERPFTCSDCGEGFTHSSTLLIHQRVHTGERPFTCSECGKGFTQSSTLLMHQRVHTGERPFNCTECGKGFTQSSTLLMHQRIHTGERPFTCTECGKGFIHSSALLKHERVHTGERPFTCTECGKGFILSSALLMHQRVHTGERPFTCSECGKRFSVSWNLLAHQRIHTGERPFTCSDCGEGFTHSSTLLVHQRVHTGERPFTCSECGKGFTTSSKLVKHQRVHTGERPFTCSECGKGFANSSAQLRHQRVHTGERPFTCSVCRKRFTQSSHLVTHQRVHR